The proteins below come from a single Mucilaginibacter mali genomic window:
- the polA gene encoding DNA polymerase I: MKKLFLLDGMALIYRAHFALSKTPRFTSNGLNTSAVMGFTNTLLDVLKKENPTHMAVVFDTDAPTERHIEFENYKAQRESMPEDLAKALPYIFKVVLGFNIPLITSDGYEADDIIGTLAKKAEKQGYQVYCMTPDKDFAQLVSENIFIYKPARMGNDMEILGVKEVLEKWEIEKVEQVIDILGLWGDAVDNIPGIPGIGEKTAKALIKQYGSMENIIANSHELKGKQRENVENFAEQGLLSKKLATINLNAPVELDEAGLEMCAPSKDLLEPLFAELEFRTLGRRVFGDDFSVTEIKSVGIQTDLFGAPVAEGRTTMTVELTDIAEVPTLAAKNINNTPHEYHLADTAEKRADLVALLSKQTHICFDTETTGTDANNCELVGLSFAIKPGEGWYVPVPADQVLTQSIVDEFKALLENPAIAKTGQNIKYDIMILKWYNVDVLGQLFDTMMAHYIIDPDTRHNMDILSENYLGYSPVSITELIGPKGKNQGTMRDVELEKIKEYAAEDADITLQLKDVFEKKIKEVESEKLINEVEHPLIYVLADMEYEGVRIDREALKDFSKELETDIVKLEKTVYEKAGVRFNIASPKQLGEVLFEKLLLDPKAKKTKTGQYQTGEDVLLALANKSDIVRDILDFRQLQKLKSTYVDALPLMINHKTGRVHTSYNQAVAATGRLSSNNPNLQNIPIRTERGREVRKAFIPRDENHILVSADYSQIELRIIAEISKDENMRKAFIDNLDIHTATAANVYGVALDQVDSTMRRNAKAVNFGIIYGQSAFGLSQSLGIPRKEAADIIEQYFVQFPGIKNYMADTMNFARENGYVCTLMGRRRYLRDINSANMTVRGFAERNAINAPIQGSAADMIKIAMINIHRELKAQNMDARMTMQVHDELVFDVPHHEVEKIKPIIEHHMKNAIKTEVPIMVEIGTGVNWLEAH; encoded by the coding sequence ATGAAAAAATTATTCCTGTTGGATGGTATGGCCCTGATCTACCGGGCGCATTTCGCTTTAAGTAAAACCCCGCGTTTTACGTCGAACGGCTTAAATACATCGGCCGTAATGGGCTTTACCAATACGCTGCTTGATGTGTTGAAGAAGGAAAACCCTACCCATATGGCAGTGGTTTTTGATACCGATGCGCCAACCGAACGCCATATAGAATTCGAAAACTATAAAGCCCAACGGGAATCGATGCCCGAAGACCTGGCCAAAGCGCTGCCTTATATTTTTAAAGTGGTGCTGGGCTTCAATATCCCGCTGATCACTTCCGACGGTTATGAGGCCGACGACATCATCGGTACCCTGGCCAAAAAAGCCGAAAAGCAAGGCTACCAGGTTTATTGCATGACCCCCGATAAAGATTTCGCGCAGTTGGTGTCCGAAAATATCTTCATTTACAAACCGGCCCGTATGGGTAACGATATGGAGATACTGGGCGTGAAAGAAGTGCTGGAGAAATGGGAGATTGAAAAGGTTGAACAAGTGATAGATATCCTTGGCCTTTGGGGCGACGCGGTGGACAATATCCCCGGCATCCCCGGCATCGGCGAGAAAACAGCTAAGGCGCTCATTAAGCAATATGGTTCGATGGAGAACATCATTGCCAACAGTCATGAACTGAAAGGTAAACAGCGCGAAAACGTGGAGAACTTTGCCGAGCAGGGCTTGCTATCGAAAAAACTGGCTACCATTAACCTGAACGCCCCCGTTGAACTGGACGAGGCCGGCCTTGAAATGTGCGCCCCAAGCAAAGACCTGCTGGAGCCGCTTTTTGCCGAACTCGAATTCCGTACACTGGGTCGCCGCGTGTTTGGCGATGATTTCAGCGTAACCGAAATTAAATCGGTAGGCATACAAACCGACCTGTTCGGCGCCCCGGTTGCCGAAGGCCGCACTACCATGACGGTTGAACTGACCGACATAGCCGAAGTGCCAACCTTAGCGGCTAAGAATATCAACAACACCCCGCACGAATATCATTTGGCAGATACTGCCGAAAAACGCGCCGACCTGGTGGCCTTGCTTAGTAAGCAAACACATATCTGTTTTGATACCGAGACCACCGGTACCGATGCCAACAATTGCGAACTGGTGGGCCTGTCATTCGCCATTAAGCCAGGGGAAGGCTGGTATGTGCCTGTTCCCGCAGATCAGGTGCTTACCCAAAGCATTGTTGATGAGTTTAAGGCCCTGCTGGAAAACCCGGCTATCGCCAAAACCGGGCAAAACATCAAGTACGATATCATGATACTGAAATGGTATAATGTAGATGTGCTGGGGCAGTTGTTTGATACCATGATGGCGCACTACATCATCGACCCGGATACCCGCCATAATATGGATATCCTTTCGGAAAATTACCTGGGTTATTCGCCGGTTTCCATTACCGAACTCATTGGCCCCAAAGGCAAAAACCAGGGCACCATGCGCGATGTGGAACTGGAGAAGATAAAAGAGTACGCCGCCGAAGATGCCGACATCACCCTGCAACTGAAGGATGTATTTGAGAAGAAGATAAAAGAGGTAGAATCGGAAAAACTGATCAACGAGGTAGAGCATCCGCTGATCTACGTTTTGGCCGATATGGAATACGAGGGCGTGCGCATTGACCGCGAAGCGCTGAAAGATTTCTCGAAAGAACTGGAGACCGATATTGTTAAACTGGAAAAAACGGTTTACGAAAAAGCGGGGGTCCGCTTCAACATCGCATCGCCAAAGCAATTGGGCGAGGTGTTATTCGAGAAATTACTGCTTGATCCAAAAGCCAAAAAAACCAAGACCGGCCAATACCAAACCGGCGAGGACGTACTATTGGCCCTGGCCAATAAGAGCGACATTGTGCGCGATATCCTGGATTTCAGGCAGCTGCAAAAGCTAAAATCGACTTATGTTGATGCCCTGCCGCTGATGATAAACCATAAGACAGGCCGCGTGCATACCAGCTACAATCAGGCCGTGGCGGCCACCGGGCGATTAAGCTCCAACAATCCCAACCTGCAAAATATCCCCATCCGTACCGAACGCGGCCGCGAGGTGCGCAAGGCTTTTATCCCAAGGGACGAGAACCACATCCTGGTATCGGCGGATTACTCGCAGATAGAACTGCGCATTATTGCCGAGATCAGTAAGGACGAGAATATGCGCAAGGCTTTTATCGATAACCTGGATATCCACACCGCTACCGCTGCCAACGTATACGGCGTAGCATTAGACCAGGTGGATAGCACCATGCGCCGCAACGCCAAGGCCGTTAACTTCGGTATCATTTACGGGCAATCGGCCTTTGGGCTTTCGCAAAGCCTGGGTATCCCACGTAAGGAAGCTGCCGATATCATCGAACAATATTTTGTGCAATTCCCCGGTATTAAGAACTACATGGCCGATACCATGAACTTTGCCCGCGAGAACGGCTACGTATGTACCCTGATGGGCCGCCGTCGTTACCTGCGCGATATCAATTCGGCTAATATGACGGTGCGTGGCTTTGCCGAACGAAACGCCATCAATGCCCCCATACAAGGTTCGGCGGCAGATATGATCAAAATAGCCATGATCAATATTCACCGCGAACTGAAAGCCCAGAACATGGATGCCCGCATGACCATGCAGGTGCATGACGAGTTGGTGTTCGACGTGCCGCACCACGAGGTGGAAAAAATAAAGCCGATCATCGAACACCACATGAAAAACGCTATCAAAACCGAAGTACCGATAATGGTAGAAATAGGTACCGGCGTAAACTGGCTGGAAGCGCATTAA
- a CDS encoding DNA-3-methyladenine glycosylase I yields the protein MSTDTKKRCAWCGTDPLYMKYHDEEWGKPVHDDKILFEFLILESAQAGLSWITILRRRDGYHKAFAGFDVHKVAAFTEADVERLMQDEGIIRNRLKVLAAINNAKLFIGVQKEFGSFDKYLYSFMPDGVPIDNKPKPGGIPAATAISDAISKDMKRRGFKFFGTTICYAHMQATGMVNDHLEDCDFR from the coding sequence ATGTCTACAGATACAAAAAAACGCTGCGCCTGGTGCGGTACCGATCCGCTTTACATGAAATACCATGATGAAGAGTGGGGTAAGCCCGTGCATGATGATAAAATACTGTTCGAGTTTTTGATCCTGGAATCGGCGCAAGCCGGCCTGAGCTGGATCACCATCCTGCGCCGCCGCGATGGTTACCACAAGGCTTTTGCTGGTTTTGATGTGCATAAGGTAGCCGCCTTTACCGAAGCCGACGTAGAACGACTGATGCAGGATGAGGGCATTATCCGCAACCGCCTGAAAGTGCTTGCCGCAATAAACAACGCCAAACTATTTATCGGCGTACAAAAGGAATTTGGCTCGTTTGATAAATACCTGTACAGCTTTATGCCCGATGGCGTACCCATAGATAACAAACCCAAACCCGGCGGCATACCGGCCGCTACCGCAATATCCGACGCCATTAGCAAGGATATGAAAAGGCGGGGTTTTAAGTTTTTTGGTACCACCATTTGCTACGCCCACATGCAGGCCACCGGCATGGTGAACGACCATTTGGAAGATTGCGATTTTAGATAG
- a CDS encoding ExbD/TolR family protein: protein MAIHKFKKTKLGIDMTAMCDVAFILVVFLVLTAKPRSIFSDRINLPAASLETSDPDGGIAEIIINKGKCYFSVEGDIFKKELLTKVGRDYGLMFSEQESNKFSRMDAICTPIEQLRSFVHNYHTPDDIFEQDGIPVDSTKANELMQWVIAARNIEMKHKERELKFAIVCDKDEPYPVVKLIMDDLRSIGINKFSLVHNTRTANNYY from the coding sequence ATGGCAATACACAAATTTAAAAAAACGAAACTGGGTATTGATATGACCGCCATGTGCGATGTCGCTTTTATCCTGGTTGTGTTTCTGGTATTAACGGCTAAGCCAAGATCCATCTTTTCAGACCGTATAAACTTACCTGCAGCATCTTTAGAAACCTCAGATCCGGATGGAGGTATTGCCGAAATTATTATTAATAAAGGGAAATGCTATTTTAGTGTTGAGGGCGACATTTTTAAAAAAGAGTTATTGACAAAAGTAGGGAGGGATTATGGCCTGATGTTTTCTGAACAGGAAAGTAATAAATTTAGCAGGATGGATGCCATTTGCACGCCCATTGAACAATTAAGATCATTTGTACACAATTACCATACCCCCGATGATATTTTTGAACAGGATGGCATCCCTGTTGACAGTACTAAAGCTAACGAGTTAATGCAATGGGTAATTGCCGCCCGGAACATTGAGATGAAACATAAAGAAAGGGAACTGAAGTTTGCCATTGTTTGCGATAAGGATGAGCCATACCCGGTTGTTAAATTAATTATGGATGATTTGCGAAGCATCGGTATAAATAAATTCTCGTTGGTGCATAATACACGAACGGCCAACAATTATTACTAA